The genomic window TGTCACAGAAGACCTTGGAGATTGgggatgggggggaagggaagaactCACCTATAAGGGCCACCTATTGCCTTCTTTGGCTTCTCCATGTCCAAAAAAGGTTTCCACCCAAAATATTTCCAAGTACCCCAAGGGACCCTCCTATTGCCTCTCTTCCTCTATCCTTCCTGCTCTCTCCTGTCCCCCCTCCATTTCCCCTCTCCCACAGGTTGCCATGTGCCCCTCCTCTTTGACCCTGGATGACTTCACCCAGCCATCACCATCCCCCTCTCCACCAGGGGAGGCAAGGGAGGAGAGCCCACCCTGGCACCAACGATGCCGCCCCACAGATGCCACCAAGGGGCTGCTTGTGGCACTGCTGGGTGGAGGCCTTCCTGCAGGCTTTGTGGGGCCCTTCTCTCGAATGGCCTATCAAGCCTCCCATCTACCCTCCCTTGAGCTTCTCCTTTGCCGGTGCCTTTTCCACCTTCCCGTCGCCTTGCTCCTCAAACTACGAGGCCGTCCACTGCTGGGGCCTGCAGGTAATCGACAAAGAGCCTGGCTCCATGCCCTCCTCAACGTCCTCAGCATTGGTTGTGCCTACAGCGCTGTCCTGGTTGTACCCGCTGGCAATGCTGCCACTGTCCGCAAAGGGTCCTCCACCGTCTGTTCTACACTCCTTGCCCTGTGTTTGGAGAGCCAGCAACTCAGTAGCTATGACTGGTGTGGCCTGATTGGCAGCACCCTGGGCTTACTTATCATTGTGGGCCCAGGGTTGGGCACTCTACAGGAGGGATCAGAAGGGGTCTACACAGTCCTTGGCTATGTGTTGGCTGTCTTGGGTGGCCTGGCCCTTGCCCTAGGGCTGATGGTTTACAGATCCCTGGACTTCCCTTCCCGTCTATTGACTGTGGCATTCCTCTTTGGTGTAGTAGGGGTGATGGGGGCCTTGCCAGGGCTCTTCCTTTTGCAGACACCTGTGATACCCCATGACCCACTGAGCTGGAGCTGTGTCTGGGCTGTTGGGGTCCTGGCCCTGGTTTCATTTGTATGTGCCAGTTATGCTGTCACCATGGCCCACCCAGCACTGGTGTGTGCTGTGCTACATTCTGAGGTGGTGGTGGCACTGTTGTTGCAGTACTATGTGCTCTGTGAGACTGTGACTCCATCTGACATCATGGGGGCTGGAGTTGTATTGGGTAGCATTGCCATTATCACTGCTCAGAATCTCAGTTGTGATGGGGAAAGAGAGGATCTGAAGGAATGAGGCCGAgtgtatatgtgtaaatgtgAGTGTGTAGGGGGGTAGCAAGTTGGGGCTTGGGAGATTTAAGACTCAGAAGTTAGTGGAGGGAGGAACTCAGGTGCATATAATAAAGGGCTGTTAACTAGTGTAATTGGGAGACAAAGTTGTGACCTTGTTactgaaaaacaaagaatagttCTGGAGGACCTGGGGAAGAAAGACTTAAAGGAATGTAAAGGGAAGCAGTCGATCTGCAACAGTAGCATGGTGGGGCCAAGGGGAGGGTCTTAAAAGGCAAGTGGGCAAGGCACCAGAAGCAAGCGCTTAGAAGCCAAAGagcaagagaaatgagaaatatcCAGGTGGGATAAGGGATGAAGGGCACACCTTCTGTATGGAACAAGGCAGGTGATCTTCGATGAGATTGGAGAAGGTGACAGGTCATGGCGGGTTACGCGGGATAGGGGTTGGTAAGGATTGACCTGGAAAACTGAATCACGGGAAAGACACGATGTTGACCCCGAccaagtgggggtgggggaaagccATCAATCCTTTTCCGAGTGATCCTGAGTGTTTGTGGATCGCAGGTCCTTCGCTATCTCTAACAATAAAA from Macrotis lagotis isolate mMagLag1 chromosome 2, bilby.v1.9.chrom.fasta, whole genome shotgun sequence includes these protein-coding regions:
- the SLC35G6 gene encoding solute carrier family 35 member G6 translates to MVAMCPSSLTLDDFTQPSPSPSPPGEAREESPPWHQRCRPTDATKGLLVALLGGGLPAGFVGPFSRMAYQASHLPSLELLLCRCLFHLPVALLLKLRGRPLLGPAGNRQRAWLHALLNVLSIGCAYSAVLVVPAGNAATVRKGSSTVCSTLLALCLESQQLSSYDWCGLIGSTLGLLIIVGPGLGTLQEGSEGVYTVLGYVLAVLGGLALALGLMVYRSLDFPSRLLTVAFLFGVVGVMGALPGLFLLQTPVIPHDPLSWSCVWAVGVLALVSFVCASYAVTMAHPALVCAVLHSEVVVALLLQYYVLCETVTPSDIMGAGVVLGSIAIITAQNLSCDGEREDLKE